In Neoarius graeffei isolate fNeoGra1 chromosome 15, fNeoGra1.pri, whole genome shotgun sequence, a single genomic region encodes these proteins:
- the LOC132899245 gene encoding guanine nucleotide-binding protein G(I)/G(S)/G(T) subunit beta-1-like yields MSELEQLRQEAEQLRNQIRDARKACSDSTLSEITAGLDSAGRIQMRTRRTLRGHLAKIYAMHWGTDSRLLVSASQDGKLIIWDSYTTNKVHAIPLRSSWVMTCAYAPSGNYVACGGLDNICSIYSLKTREGNVRVTRELPGHTGYLSCCRFLSDTQIVTSSGDTTCALWDIETGQQATNFTGHTGDVMSLSLSPDSKTFVSGACDASSKLWDIRDGMCRQTFTGHFSDINAVCFFPNGNAFATGSDDATCRLFDLRADQELMMYSHDNIICGITSVAFSKSGRLLLAGYDDFNCNVWDTLKGERAGVLAGHDNRVSCLGVTDDGMAVATGSWDSFLRIWN; encoded by the exons ATCACAGCTGGTCTGGACTCAGCAGGAAGGATACAGATGAGGACCAGACGTACTCTTAGGGGGCATCTTGCCAAAATCTATGCCATGCATTGGGGCACCGACTCAAG GTTACTTGTCAGTGCCTCCCAGGATGGCAAATTAATCATCTGGGACAGCTACACAACAAACAAG GTGCATGCTATTCCTCTGCGCTCATCCTGGGTTATGACGTGTGCCTACGCTCCTTCGGGCAACTATGTGGCCTGCGGTGGCCTGGACAACATCTGTTCCATCTACAGCCTGAAGACTCGGGAGGGCAATGTTCGGGTTACCAGAGAACTTCCTGGACACACTG GATATTTGTCTTGCTGTCGCTTCCTCAGTGACACCCAGATTGTCACCAGCTCTGGAGACACCACATG TGCACTGTGGGATATCGAAACGGGCCAGCAGGCCACCAACTTCACAGGCCACACAGGTGATGTGATGAGTCTGTCACTCAGCCCAGACTCCAAGACCTTCGTATCAGGTGCCTGTGACGCCTCCTCCAAGCTGTGGGATATTCGAGACGGCATGTGCAGACAGACCTTCACCGGCCATTTTTCTGACATTAATGCTGTCTGT TTTTTCCCGAATGGAAATGCCTTTGCTACGGGTTCAGATGATGCCACCTGCAGGCTGTTTGACCTGCGTGCAGATCAGGAGCTCATGATGTATTCGCATGACAACATCATCTGCGGCATCACCTCTGTGGCCTTCTCCAAGAGCGGCCGCCTGCTTCTCGCTGGCTACGATGACTTCAACTGCAATGTCTGGGACACGTTAAAGGGCGAGAGAGCAG GTGTCCTTGCTGGCCATGACAACAGGGTCAGCTGTCTAGGTGTGACAGATGATGGCATGGCCGTGGCCACAGGCTCTTGGGATAGCTTCCTCCGTATCTGGAACTGA